A DNA window from Syntrophomonadaceae bacterium contains the following coding sequences:
- a CDS encoding flagellin: MRINNNLMAMNTYRQLGANQANTARSLEKLSSGLRINRAGDDAAGLAISEKMRGQIQ; the protein is encoded by the coding sequence ATGCGGATTAACAACAACCTGATGGCCATGAACACCTACCGTCAACTAGGTGCCAACCAGGCCAACACAGCCCGGTCACTGGAAAAGCTGTCCTCGGGCTTGCGTATCAACCGGGCCGGCGATGACGCGGCAGGCCTGGCGATTTCAGAAAAGATGCGCGGCCAGATCCAG